In Chlamydiales bacterium STE3, a single genomic region encodes these proteins:
- a CDS encoding putative Rod shape-determining protein mreC (Product derived from UniProtKB/Trembl:D6YTJ2;Gene name derived from UniProtKB/Trembl:D6YTJ2), whose translation MYRSSKKIYFLLAFLLCILLFMPASIAHQLRVLAISTFTPSFEKVVQTKAFVHSQAAGMTLKSQPRDQTAICEEEVQRLKLENRLLHEEIVRLKELLEQELSLLSQGFNEQYFPESHDDLKQAFFNHQKRILELFRLRLSSLPAKVIFRAANSWNSSLWINLGEADNKSSNEQIVAKNSPVVLGDSVVGLIDYVGKKQSRVRLITDCGLSPSVRVSRDDLLLAKGELSGQSLPLWRSKKQVLVGTGFNYDFPDEEGPARDLRTGEPTGTKGPSIPVIQVNDHLVTTGMDGVFPPGLKVGIVTHITPLKEGDYYYELEAKPIVKNLQDLSLVFVLPPLGYDRGVKIPTQFY comes from the coding sequence ATGTACCGAAGCTCAAAAAAAATTTATTTTCTTCTTGCTTTTCTTCTCTGCATTCTCCTTTTCATGCCTGCTTCTATCGCCCATCAACTAAGAGTCCTGGCAATTAGCACTTTTACCCCTTCTTTTGAAAAAGTTGTCCAAACAAAAGCTTTTGTGCATTCTCAAGCTGCCGGTATGACTTTGAAAAGTCAGCCAAGGGACCAGACGGCGATATGCGAAGAAGAAGTCCAACGTTTAAAACTCGAAAATCGACTTCTTCATGAAGAGATTGTACGTTTAAAAGAGCTGCTGGAGCAGGAACTTAGCCTACTTTCTCAAGGTTTTAATGAACAATACTTTCCTGAAAGCCACGATGATTTAAAGCAGGCTTTTTTTAACCACCAAAAAAGAATCTTAGAACTCTTTCGTTTGCGACTTTCCTCTTTACCAGCTAAAGTCATTTTCCGAGCTGCCAATTCGTGGAATAGCTCTCTATGGATTAATTTAGGCGAAGCGGATAATAAGTCTTCAAACGAGCAGATTGTTGCTAAGAATAGCCCTGTTGTTCTCGGTGACTCTGTAGTTGGTTTAATTGACTATGTAGGTAAAAAACAATCGCGAGTCCGTTTAATCACAGATTGCGGTTTAAGCCCTTCTGTTAGGGTTTCTCGCGATGATCTCCTACTTGCCAAAGGAGAACTAAGTGGACAGAGCTTGCCTCTCTGGCGATCCAAAAAACAAGTTCTGGTAGGAACGGGTTTTAATTATGACTTTCCCGATGAAGAAGGTCCTGCGAGGGATTTAAGAACGGGAGAACCCACAGGTACTAAAGGCCCAAGCATCCCAGTTATCCAAGTCAATGATCACCTTGTTACAACAGGAATGGATGGGGTTTTCCCACCAGGGTTAAAAGTGGGAATTGTGACTCATATTACTCCTTTAAAGGAGGGAGATTATTACTATGAGCTTGAGGCAAAACCTATTGTGAAGAATCTGCAAGATTTGTCTTTAGTTTTTGTTCTGCCACCCCTTGGATACGATCGCGGTGTTAAGATCCCTACACAATTTTACTAA
- a CDS encoding Aspartate aminotransferase (Product derived from UniProtKB/Swiss-Prot:Q56114;Gene name derived from UniProtKB/Swiss-Prot:Q56114;EC number derived from UniProtKB/Swiss-Prot:Q56114), translating to MSASFLESIDRAPDDSILILPILFSEDPRPLKINLGIGSYQTANGRPYVLQAVKKAEQLILEQHLDKEYQPIEGNRVYIEESLKLIFGEKLEREKVFACQTIGGTGALNLAANFLSQEVSRHLYLPNPTWPNHAPLFSAAGLKVLHYPYYDVRTHSIDFAAMRAFIKTLPPGSSIVLHSCCHNPTGADLYFKEWQELSKALLSQQVFPIFDNAYQGFGVGVEEDAMPIRLFLAEGHEMLVCSSYSKNFGLYGERAGLFAVVAHKKETVNKCASHIKQIVRTIYSSPPLHAGRLIATILADPFLKKEWLKDISSMRMRINAMREQLAMGLENKGCREDFSHLRREQGFFSLIGIDPEKALRLREEKGIYLHSNGRINIAGLNPSNLDYVIESICALFN from the coding sequence ATGAGTGCATCTTTTTTAGAATCTATTGACCGCGCTCCAGATGATTCCATTTTGATTTTACCGATTCTATTCTCAGAGGACCCCAGGCCATTAAAAATAAATCTAGGTATTGGCAGTTACCAAACGGCTAACGGCAGACCCTATGTGTTGCAGGCAGTAAAAAAAGCAGAGCAGTTAATCCTTGAACAACATCTTGATAAAGAATACCAACCTATAGAGGGTAATAGAGTATACATAGAAGAAAGCTTAAAGCTTATTTTTGGCGAAAAGCTGGAAAGAGAAAAGGTGTTTGCCTGCCAAACAATTGGTGGCACAGGAGCTTTAAATCTCGCTGCTAACTTTTTAAGCCAAGAGGTAAGCCGCCACTTATACTTGCCTAATCCCACATGGCCTAACCATGCCCCTCTTTTTTCAGCTGCTGGTTTAAAAGTTTTACACTATCCTTATTACGATGTAAGGACGCATTCGATCGATTTTGCGGCAATGCGTGCCTTTATCAAAACTTTACCGCCAGGATCCTCTATTGTTCTACATAGCTGCTGCCATAATCCTACAGGTGCGGATTTGTATTTTAAGGAATGGCAAGAGCTATCAAAAGCCCTTCTAAGCCAGCAGGTCTTTCCCATCTTTGATAATGCTTATCAAGGGTTTGGCGTTGGTGTGGAGGAAGATGCCATGCCGATTAGGCTTTTTTTAGCTGAAGGCCATGAAATGCTCGTGTGCAGCTCTTATTCGAAAAATTTTGGCCTTTATGGCGAACGGGCTGGGCTATTTGCTGTTGTTGCTCATAAAAAGGAGACTGTAAATAAATGCGCAAGCCATATTAAGCAGATTGTCCGCACGATCTACTCCTCTCCTCCTCTCCATGCGGGACGATTGATTGCTACCATTTTAGCTGACCCCTTTTTAAAAAAGGAATGGCTGAAAGACATTTCTAGTATGCGTATGCGTATTAACGCAATGCGGGAACAGCTAGCGATGGGGTTAGAGAACAAAGGCTGTAGAGAAGACTTCTCTCATTTACGTCGCGAACAAGGCTTTTTTTCTCTTATTGGAATAGATCCTGAAAAAGCTCTTAGACTAAGGGAAGAGAAGGGGATTTATCTTCATTCTAATGGGCGCATTAATATTGCAGGTTTAAACCCCTCTAACTTAGACTATGTGATTGAATCAATCTGTGCTCTTTTTAATTAG
- a CDS encoding Non-canonical purine NTP pyrophosphatase (Product derived from UniProtKB/Swiss-Prot:Q6MF40;EC number derived from UniProtKB/Swiss-Prot:Q6MF40), translated as MKIVIASANLQKVREFRSLLTLFPHWEVLWMSHFPQLALPEETGNSFQENAKAKALYVSQALNCYALGDDSGLVVPSLNGEPGILSSRYAGEKATDRDNCQKLLKKMSSLEGESRHAYFECALALAGPQGIIKSTVATCEGFILPKERGNGGFGYDALFVKHDYDKSFAELSESVKNRISHRYKAFERLLSTLHTLR; from the coding sequence ATGAAAATTGTTATTGCAAGCGCGAATCTCCAAAAAGTCAGAGAATTTCGCTCTTTGTTAACCCTTTTTCCTCATTGGGAAGTTCTGTGGATGAGCCATTTTCCTCAATTGGCTCTTCCCGAAGAAACGGGAAATTCCTTTCAAGAAAATGCTAAGGCCAAGGCTCTTTATGTTTCCCAGGCGTTAAATTGCTATGCCTTAGGGGATGATTCTGGCTTAGTAGTCCCTTCTTTAAATGGAGAACCAGGTATCCTTTCCAGTAGGTACGCTGGGGAAAAGGCAACAGATCGGGATAATTGCCAAAAACTTCTTAAAAAAATGAGCTCTTTAGAAGGCGAATCAAGGCATGCTTATTTTGAATGTGCCCTAGCACTAGCAGGCCCGCAAGGAATTATTAAATCTACCGTCGCTACATGCGAGGGGTTTATCCTTCCTAAGGAAAGAGGCAATGGTGGATTTGGCTATGATGCTCTTTTCGTTAAGCATGATTATGACAAATCATTTGCCGAACTTAGTGAAAGCGTTAAAAACCGTATTTCTCATCGCTATAAAGCCTTTGAGCGTCTTCTCTCGACATTGCACACTCTTCGCTAA
- a CDS encoding Transcription elongation factor GreA (Product derived from UniProtKB/Swiss-Prot:Q9Z7G4;Gene name derived from UniProtKB/Swiss-Prot:Q9Z7G4): MSYLKEIQTQINNRDFNKIMQLWEEYCASDVVDIEEFLAILKAIKNSDFARSFGQQIETALPLLELLSSEEDVYRALKLIIDLQTQNSPQLLELAHLKLKQKYGNLPDFNEKLRLIGLRGKEAFQGALSNFDLLVHAVPGNFVFHPSGWGTGEIMEISKVREQLVIEFENVVGRKHVTFANAFKTLIPLNLEHFLARRFADPDLLEKQAKANPVEVIKVLLRDLGPKTAAEIKDELEELVIPERDWQKWWQNTRAKLKKDTMISSPDSLREPFFLRNEEVTHEDQFYKVLKTKKNPQEIILTCYNFARDYPIKLRDNEIKTVLKAALDEVLEQQELSDALKIQALFCLETILQQKEEGQVSQIVKEVGKVEDFIEDIGILAYKKQALIAIRQYRPDWSTLFLDLFLHVQQGPLRDFLLKELNQPETKQALEALLRDLINHPSKQPDLFIWYFQKAMEEADKDALPFAAPSYQYDFMESFLILLNQIENIPSYRELAKKMYTIFSAKRYALVRKILDGSSLDFAKEFLLLVSKCHTLSDHDLMILRSLAEVAHPSLKEEKSKKSFADEYSIWTSEEGYLRVQEKIKHIGTKEIVDNAREIEAARALGDLRENSEYKFALEKKGRLQGDLKTLSEQFSKARVITPDDIHPNEVSVGHFVEVQDPNGTTFVYKILGPWDADPEKNILSYQSKLAQTMIGLKKGESFTFRDEEFKVVNFKSMFDQ; encoded by the coding sequence ATGAGTTATTTAAAGGAAATTCAAACTCAAATTAACAACCGTGATTTTAATAAGATTATGCAGCTCTGGGAGGAGTATTGCGCAAGTGATGTTGTTGATATTGAGGAGTTTCTAGCGATCTTGAAAGCAATCAAAAATTCAGATTTTGCTAGAAGTTTTGGCCAGCAGATAGAAACCGCTTTGCCTCTTTTAGAGCTTCTTTCTAGTGAAGAAGATGTTTACAGAGCACTTAAGTTGATCATCGACTTGCAAACGCAAAATAGTCCCCAGTTATTAGAGCTAGCTCATTTAAAATTAAAGCAAAAGTATGGGAATCTACCAGATTTTAATGAAAAGTTGCGTTTGATTGGTCTTCGCGGTAAGGAAGCATTTCAGGGAGCATTATCTAATTTTGATTTATTGGTTCATGCCGTTCCAGGTAATTTTGTTTTTCATCCAAGTGGGTGGGGTACTGGCGAGATTATGGAAATTTCTAAGGTTCGCGAGCAGCTTGTCATCGAATTTGAAAACGTGGTGGGAAGAAAGCACGTTACGTTTGCCAATGCGTTCAAGACTCTAATCCCATTGAACCTAGAGCATTTTTTGGCGCGCCGCTTTGCCGACCCAGACTTGCTCGAAAAGCAAGCTAAAGCAAACCCTGTTGAAGTGATCAAAGTTCTATTAAGAGATTTAGGTCCAAAAACTGCTGCTGAGATTAAAGATGAGCTTGAAGAATTAGTGATTCCTGAAAGGGATTGGCAGAAGTGGTGGCAAAATACCCGAGCAAAACTTAAAAAAGATACGATGATCTCTTCTCCTGATTCTTTAAGAGAACCCTTCTTTCTACGTAACGAAGAAGTCACTCACGAAGATCAATTCTATAAAGTCCTAAAAACGAAAAAGAACCCCCAGGAAATCATTCTCACTTGTTACAATTTTGCAAGAGATTATCCGATCAAACTTAGAGATAACGAGATCAAGACAGTTTTAAAGGCCGCTCTTGACGAGGTTTTAGAGCAGCAAGAACTAAGTGATGCTTTAAAAATTCAAGCGCTCTTTTGCTTAGAAACCATTCTACAGCAAAAAGAAGAAGGGCAGGTGTCTCAAATTGTTAAAGAAGTGGGTAAAGTTGAAGACTTTATCGAAGATATAGGAATTTTGGCTTACAAAAAACAAGCTCTCATTGCCATTAGACAGTACCGTCCTGATTGGTCCACTCTTTTTCTCGACCTCTTTTTACATGTTCAACAAGGACCTTTACGCGATTTCCTTTTAAAAGAATTAAATCAGCCAGAAACAAAGCAGGCTCTAGAAGCATTATTGCGCGATCTGATCAATCATCCTTCGAAACAACCAGATCTCTTTATTTGGTATTTCCAGAAAGCGATGGAGGAAGCCGATAAAGATGCGCTTCCTTTTGCAGCTCCTTCTTACCAGTATGACTTTATGGAAAGCTTCCTTATACTGCTTAATCAAATTGAGAACATTCCAAGCTATAGAGAGCTTGCGAAAAAAATGTACACAATCTTTTCTGCAAAGCGCTATGCGCTTGTTAGAAAAATCTTGGATGGAAGTTCCTTGGATTTTGCTAAAGAATTCCTCTTGCTCGTTTCGAAATGCCACACCCTAAGCGATCACGACCTGATGATCTTACGTTCTTTAGCAGAAGTTGCTCATCCTTCTCTGAAAGAGGAAAAAAGTAAAAAATCTTTTGCTGATGAGTACTCGATTTGGACTTCGGAAGAAGGGTACTTAAGAGTGCAAGAAAAGATTAAGCATATCGGCACAAAAGAAATTGTAGATAATGCCCGAGAAATCGAAGCTGCGAGAGCTCTTGGAGATTTAAGAGAAAACTCTGAATATAAATTTGCCCTAGAGAAGAAGGGGCGTTTGCAGGGCGATCTAAAAACACTTTCTGAACAATTTAGCAAAGCTCGCGTTATTACACCTGATGACATCCACCCTAATGAAGTCAGCGTGGGACATTTTGTGGAAGTGCAAGACCCCAACGGTACTACCTTCGTCTACAAAATCCTTGGTCCTTGGGATGCTGATCCAGAAAAAAATATTCTTTCCTATCAGTCGAAACTTGCACAAACCATGATTGGTCTAAAGAAAGGGGAGTCCTTTACTTTTAGAGACGAAGAGTTTAAAGTGGTGAACTTTAAAAGCATGTTTGATCAATAA
- a CDS encoding hypothetical protein (Product derived from UniProtKB/Trembl:Q6MF37): protein MSIQHIIFFPNTLSQYDVLNQFTKGLMKAFQKLGISCELVVPERQDIFPFLQRIYADQPDFTLSFNGLLPNENGEFLADVLGLPHVSCLVDSAHFFAALKESPLNIITCPDRFSCTLFEEMQVNHTLFLPHAVDVDVLKAPSEPSIYESVFLGSCVDYEEILEKWKFTYPAPIVKKLIECVEATLSDPALPYQLALKNSLDSCHFREEEYFQLLMDLDLYLRGKDRVELIQSIRSCPVHIFSNNSDVWQKLLGSNSPNLIFHPPVHYEEALAIMRKSKIVLNSSPMFKQGGHERIFNGLASNALVLTNATSYVQENFEAGKELLLYQSHQKGTVDEMLQPFLQNESLRRTVAERGKQKVARLHTWDQRAQELIDRLEPMLAELADI, encoded by the coding sequence ATGAGTATTCAACATATTATTTTTTTCCCAAACACTCTTAGTCAGTATGATGTCCTCAATCAATTTACCAAAGGATTGATGAAAGCTTTTCAAAAATTGGGCATTAGCTGTGAACTTGTGGTTCCCGAAAGACAGGATATTTTTCCTTTTTTGCAACGCATCTATGCTGATCAGCCAGACTTTACTCTCAGCTTTAATGGCTTACTTCCAAATGAAAATGGAGAGTTCTTAGCGGACGTTTTAGGGCTACCCCATGTAAGTTGCCTGGTTGACTCAGCCCATTTTTTTGCGGCTTTGAAAGAAAGTCCATTAAATATCATCACTTGCCCAGATCGTTTCTCCTGCACTCTCTTTGAAGAAATGCAGGTGAATCATACACTTTTTTTACCCCATGCTGTTGATGTGGATGTACTAAAAGCCCCCTCAGAACCGTCAATCTATGAAAGCGTTTTTCTCGGGTCCTGTGTGGATTACGAAGAGATCCTGGAAAAATGGAAGTTTACCTACCCTGCCCCCATTGTAAAAAAATTAATTGAGTGTGTTGAAGCAACTCTTAGCGACCCGGCCCTTCCCTATCAGTTAGCTTTGAAAAACTCTTTAGATTCATGCCATTTTAGAGAAGAAGAGTATTTTCAACTTTTGATGGATCTAGATCTTTATTTGCGTGGTAAAGACCGCGTCGAACTTATCCAATCGATCAGGAGTTGCCCAGTGCATATTTTCAGCAACAATTCAGATGTTTGGCAAAAACTTTTGGGCTCTAATTCTCCAAATCTCATCTTTCATCCCCCCGTTCATTATGAGGAAGCGCTAGCCATCATGAGAAAGAGCAAAATCGTGCTCAACAGCTCTCCTATGTTTAAACAAGGAGGCCATGAGAGGATTTTTAATGGGTTGGCAAGCAATGCACTTGTACTTACCAATGCAACATCTTACGTGCAAGAAAACTTTGAAGCAGGAAAAGAGTTACTGCTTTATCAATCACACCAAAAAGGGACGGTGGATGAAATGCTGCAGCCTTTCTTGCAAAATGAATCCTTGAGAAGGACAGTTGCTGAAAGGGGAAAACAAAAAGTTGCACGCCTGCACACATGGGACCAGAGGGCACAGGAGCTTATTGATCGATTAGAACCTATGTTGGCAGAATTAGCCGACATTTAA
- a CDS encoding putative A/G-specific adenine glycosylase YfhQ (Product derived from UniProtKB/Swiss-Prot:O31584;Gene name derived from UniProtKB/Swiss-Prot:O31584;EC number derived from UniProtKB/Swiss-Prot:O31584), translating into MPTFDLTELKNWFLKEKRDFPWRKNLNPYGVWVSEVMLQQTQADVVVPYFERWMKRYPNVKALAESSSEEVIKYWEGLGYYSRARNLHSGAKHIVSFFNGQLPDTPSDLMRIKGLGPYTVNALLSFAFHKKAFPLDGNAIRVLTRYFACGEDTAKASTLYKLREMGEALLPKEEHWIISEAFIELGATICRKTPDCGRCPLKQNCQAYLQGTTQMFPIKSKKVSTTFLKRAVAVLFHQQKVLIRKASEGEIMAGLHEFPYFTIESESELELFKARIEQTYSVRIQLSAPLKKQNHSFTRYRAELFPVLFHVTHFEPPQSHYWYSKEQLQAAAFSSGHRRILSTIEHLLF; encoded by the coding sequence ATGCCGACTTTTGATCTTACCGAGTTAAAAAATTGGTTTCTTAAAGAAAAAAGGGATTTTCCGTGGAGAAAGAATTTGAATCCTTATGGAGTCTGGGTTTCCGAGGTGATGCTTCAGCAGACTCAAGCGGATGTGGTAGTCCCTTATTTTGAGCGTTGGATGAAGCGATATCCAAATGTAAAGGCTCTAGCCGAAAGCTCTTCCGAAGAGGTAATTAAGTACTGGGAGGGCTTAGGATATTATTCCAGAGCGCGTAACCTTCATTCCGGAGCAAAGCATATTGTTTCTTTCTTCAATGGGCAGCTGCCGGACACCCCTTCAGATCTAATGCGTATCAAAGGATTAGGGCCTTACACTGTGAATGCCCTTTTAAGCTTTGCTTTCCATAAAAAAGCGTTCCCTCTCGACGGAAACGCTATCAGAGTCTTAACCCGTTACTTTGCTTGCGGAGAAGATACTGCAAAGGCGTCTACATTATATAAATTAAGGGAAATGGGCGAAGCGCTTCTTCCAAAAGAAGAGCATTGGATCATTAGCGAAGCGTTTATTGAGTTGGGGGCTACGATCTGCAGGAAGACCCCCGATTGTGGACGGTGCCCTCTTAAACAAAACTGTCAAGCCTATCTTCAAGGGACAACGCAAATGTTTCCTATCAAAAGCAAGAAGGTTTCTACTACTTTTTTAAAAAGAGCTGTAGCCGTTTTATTCCACCAGCAAAAGGTTCTCATTCGCAAAGCATCTGAAGGAGAAATCATGGCAGGGTTACACGAATTTCCCTATTTTACCATTGAAAGTGAGAGCGAGCTTGAGTTATTTAAAGCGAGAATTGAGCAAACTTATTCTGTAAGGATTCAGCTTTCTGCCCCATTAAAAAAGCAAAATCACTCTTTTACCCGTTACAGAGCGGAGCTTTTTCCTGTTTTGTTTCATGTGACACATTTTGAACCACCACAGTCACATTACTGGTACTCCAAGGAACAATTACAAGCTGCAGCTTTTTCTTCAGGTCATCGACGCATTCTTTCCACAATCGAACATTTGCTTTTTTGA
- a CDS encoding Lipopolysaccharide core biosynthesis glycosyltransferase WaaE (Product derived from UniProtKB/Swiss-Prot:Q9XC90;Gene name derived from UniProtKB/Swiss-Prot:Q9XC90;EC number derived from UniProtKB/Swiss-Prot:Q9XC90): MITVTVLTKNSQKYLPEVLKSCAAFDEILLFDNGSIDQTIEIARQFPNVKVVEGTFKGFGVTHNEASSLASNNWILSIDSDEILTDELVAEIQKLSLDTSTVYAISRHNKFNDKFIKWCGWYPDYQIRLYNREKTAFNEAQVHESIMVKDLKLVKLCHPLVHYSYENVADFLTKMQSYSHLFALQNCGKKSSSPFKALLHAYFAFFKSYFLKKGFLGGYEGFLISMYNSHTAFYKYIKLYEMNQKSKCSIVERMRR; this comes from the coding sequence CTGATTACCGTTACCGTTCTCACTAAAAACAGCCAAAAATATTTGCCGGAAGTCCTTAAATCTTGTGCGGCGTTTGACGAAATTCTGCTCTTTGATAATGGTTCAATAGATCAGACAATTGAAATTGCCCGCCAATTTCCCAATGTAAAGGTCGTAGAAGGCACCTTTAAAGGCTTTGGAGTCACACATAATGAAGCTTCTTCTTTAGCTTCTAATAATTGGATCTTATCAATAGATAGTGATGAAATTTTAACAGATGAACTTGTCGCAGAAATTCAAAAACTTTCTTTGGATACTTCAACAGTTTATGCCATTTCTCGACACAATAAATTTAATGATAAATTCATTAAGTGGTGTGGATGGTATCCCGATTACCAAATTAGGCTTTACAATAGAGAAAAGACAGCATTTAATGAAGCCCAAGTTCATGAATCCATTATGGTTAAGGATTTAAAGTTGGTAAAACTCTGCCATCCCTTGGTGCATTACTCCTACGAAAATGTGGCAGATTTCTTAACAAAAATGCAGTCTTACTCACACCTATTCGCCTTGCAAAATTGTGGTAAAAAAAGCTCTTCGCCTTTTAAAGCACTTTTGCATGCCTACTTTGCCTTTTTTAAGAGCTATTTCCTAAAAAAAGGTTTTTTAGGTGGTTACGAAGGCTTTTTAATTTCGATGTATAATAGCCATACAGCGTTTTATAAATACATTAAGCTTTATGAAATGAATCAAAAAAGCAAATGTTCGATTGTGGAAAGAATGCGTCGATGA
- a CDS encoding putative peroxiredoxin bcp (Product derived from UniProtKB/Swiss-Prot:Q83CY8;Gene name derived from UniProtKB/Swiss-Prot:Q83CY8;EC number derived from UniProtKB/Swiss-Prot:Q83CY8): MHQLLNIGDDLPSFTCKGLDGEEITKEDLLGAPFVLYFYPKDGTPGCTKEACSFRDVMGSFDEIEISVFGVSPDSPKSHLEFMEKYELNFPLLSDEKKEFSAKCGILDSSNHIVRTTFICDSEGVILWLESPVDVSDHVQRVLKAIEEVLA, translated from the coding sequence ATGCACCAGCTGCTCAACATTGGCGATGATCTTCCTTCTTTTACATGTAAAGGTCTTGACGGGGAGGAAATTACAAAAGAAGACTTACTAGGAGCTCCTTTTGTTTTATATTTTTATCCCAAAGATGGCACTCCTGGTTGTACCAAAGAAGCTTGCTCTTTTCGCGATGTGATGGGTAGCTTTGATGAGATTGAAATTAGTGTTTTTGGCGTAAGTCCTGATAGTCCCAAAAGTCACCTCGAATTCATGGAAAAATATGAGCTCAACTTTCCTTTGTTATCAGATGAAAAAAAAGAATTTTCCGCAAAATGCGGTATTTTAGACAGCAGCAACCATATTGTACGTACCACCTTTATCTGTGACAGCGAGGGAGTCATTCTTTGGCTTGAAAGCCCTGTAGATGTGAGCGATCATGTGCAAAGAGTACTGAAAGCAATAGAAGAGGTATTAGCCTGA
- a CDS encoding Beta-lactamase OXA-18 (Product derived from UniProtKB/Swiss-Prot:O07293;Gene name derived from UniProtKB/Swiss-Prot:O07293;EC number derived from UniProtKB/Swiss-Prot:O07293), which translates to MIGKLHFLFVLCLMFWLCICSAEENFIVINAASERVICELGSHVSDRMTPCSTFKIALSLMGYDLSLLKDELCPTLDFQEGYDDYLASWKTPQNPKSWMHSSCIWYSKEIASKLGPETIKSYLTSFDYGNQDISENLLPIEKTNPVWVNGSLKISPKEQARFIQKMVKEELPISKHAIEMTKAILFKEELPRGEKLFGKTGWSGSVKPDSNAFEAGWFVGWVEKDHFFYPFAYLICEPKIALEQRILRVKQLLKESGVVD; encoded by the coding sequence ATGATAGGTAAGTTGCATTTCTTGTTTGTCTTATGCCTAATGTTTTGGCTGTGTATCTGTTCTGCAGAAGAAAATTTCATTGTTATTAATGCTGCCTCTGAGAGGGTTATATGTGAGCTCGGCTCTCATGTTAGTGACCGGATGACGCCTTGCTCCACATTTAAGATTGCGCTCAGTTTGATGGGCTATGACTTAAGCCTTTTAAAAGATGAGCTTTGCCCAACTTTGGATTTTCAAGAAGGATATGACGATTATCTCGCATCATGGAAAACACCACAAAATCCTAAATCGTGGATGCACTCTTCCTGTATTTGGTATTCTAAGGAAATAGCATCAAAACTAGGTCCAGAAACAATAAAGAGCTATTTAACTTCTTTCGATTATGGAAATCAGGATATATCGGAGAATTTGCTCCCAATTGAGAAAACGAATCCTGTATGGGTCAACGGCTCCTTAAAGATTTCTCCAAAAGAGCAAGCCCGATTTATTCAAAAGATGGTGAAAGAAGAGTTGCCTATTTCTAAACATGCCATTGAAATGACGAAAGCTATCTTGTTCAAAGAGGAGCTTCCTAGAGGAGAGAAATTATTTGGCAAAACGGGATGGAGTGGCTCTGTTAAACCGGATAGTAATGCTTTCGAAGCTGGTTGGTTTGTCGGTTGGGTAGAAAAAGATCATTTTTTTTACCCATTTGCTTATCTTATTTGTGAACCAAAAATAGCCCTCGAACAGCGCATCTTAAGAGTTAAGCAACTGCTTAAAGAGTCCGGTGTTGTTGATTAA